The DNA region CGAGGGCGATCCCCGTGCCAACGCCGACTTCGAGAATGTTTTCTTCCGGCCGGATTCTCAGGTTGCGCACACAGGCTTCGCGCGACTCGTGGAAAATTTTCCCGAAAATCTGATCGTAGACGCCGGAATAACTGGTGTACACTCGCTCGACTTTGGCGATATCCATCGTCCCTCCGCACACTCACACCCATCAGGCCGCACACTCCACAGTGCAGGAGCGACGGAAGTGAGAGGTGTGGCCTGGAAAAATCTATGAAGGCGGGGCTGCAACCCGGATGACTCGTCCTCACCCGCCGGACAAGAACGGGCTTAATGTAGCCAAAGCGATCCTGGGGAGTCAACAGGTTCCTGAGGTTTTTCAACGTGTGCGCAGATGGTTCGGGCTTGATTCTCCGAGAAGCCCTGTGGGAAGTTTCGCGTATGATTTTAGCCGGCGCGTTCGCCATAGTGTTGTTCATCGGCCTGATCGTCGGTGACTGGATGTACTATACCTGCCTCTCATCCGATGCCTGCCGGTATGGGTATGGCATCGGGCGAATGCAGGATCGGTTCAATGCACTCACCCTGCCGAAGCTCTTGCGCGCGTTCGACCAGAACGGATTTTTGAGCTTGCCGCATGGAGTGGCCCGGGTCTTTCCCGAAGTGAATCGAATGGTCATCAGGCCCACGCATCGCCTGTTCTCCATGCGCTTCCGTACGGCGTGGCCATTGAAAGGCTGCATCGAATTGGTGTCCGAGGGGGAGGGGCTTCGGTTGGTCTGTACCAAGCGGGTGCCGTGGTCCTCGTCGATCCTCACGTTTCTCTGGTTCAGCCTTGTGGGGTTCGGCACTCTGGGCTTCGTGATGACCTATCTAATTCAGGGCGGGCTCGACTCGCTGGGGAGCATCCTGCTGGGTATCGGTGTGACGGGGGTTGGGCTCATCGTGGTGGCATTTGGCTTGTTGACGGTCACAGTGGCCTATCGCATCGAGAATACGCGCTTGATGCTCGTGTATGGGGAGCTGAAGGCGATTGCCGTCGAACATGAACGGGCCGCGTAGCCTGCAGTAGCTGCTAGGGGGCAAGGGACTGCGCGCGTAGGCGTTGCTCTCGTCAATCGGATTACGAGGGGCGACGGTAGAGGTTGAGCAGGTGGTTGAACTCCTCAGGAAGGTCCAAGGAGGTTTCCGATTGGGCTAGGCCGGCAATGATGCCGCGATGCTTCAGATTCAGGCCCGATTCGACAAACGCCACTCGAAAATGAGTCCATCGTTGTGCGGTGTCCGAGGTCAATCGGTTCAGCTCCTCGGGCGGCAACGCTTTGAGCGTCTTGGTCAGGGTTCCCAGGGCCTTTTCGACGCTGTCATAGGGGGCGGCCAGTTTGAGACGACTGTAAAACAGGGCGAGGTGTCCACGGAATTCTTCCCGAAGCGACTCAATGGTCCCCGATCCTAGTTGGCGCCCCGTTTCCTCACCCATGTCGCTTCTCCTTGTCTCAGGTCACGACTCGGGAGCTTACGGGAGGAGCGCGCCGTTGCGCAATGCGTTTTGTAGAGGGAGTCATTTTTTCTCACGGAGGTGGTTCATGAAGTATCGATCCTTGTTGGTCCTCGTCGGAGTCCTTGTCGTCGGGTTGACCGGCTGTTCCCACCATCACGGGAGCTACGAGCATGGAAAAGGAGACTACTACTGGAGTAAAGCGTCTCAGGATGTCAGCGGCCTGATTGATAAGCACGTGAAAAATCCGGAGACGGTCAAGCAGGTCAATGTGGTGATGGGGGAGATGATCACGGAGATCAAGTCGGCCCGTGAGCATCACCGCCAATCTCATCGTGCACTCTACGAGTTGAATGCCAACTATTCTGCCTCGCCGGAGGAATTCACCAAAATCCTCGACGAACTCAACAATGACCGGATGCGCTCGGCTGCGAAAATTCTCGGACTCCGGTTCAAGATGAAGTCGTTGTTGACGGCTGAGGAATGGACGGCTTTGTCCGAGGAGCTGAAGCGGTACGGCAGCCGCTATTATGGGAAGGGCTCGGAGGCCACGTCCGCTCACTAAGAATCCGGTATCACTCAGGTGAGCCTGTCGGCACCGGGGCGATGATTGAGAAACAGCAGGTGCGTCGCGGTCTCGGTCAGTTCGAGGCCGCTCACCCCCGCGTGATCGATGCGTGCATGGCGCAGGGCACGCAGGTCGAGTCGGAGGTAATGGGCGAGCAGTGCCCGAATGACGTCGCCATGTGACACCACGGCGTAGGTTGCCTCTTGCGTCGGGGGCAGCGCCTGCTCGATGGCGGCTACCGCCCGCTCCTGAACTTCCCGCAGCGTTTCACCGCCGGATGGTCTGGCCCGGTCCGGGTGGGTATACCAGTCTCGCTTAGCCGGATCCTCAGCGAAGTCCTTCCAATAGCGATTGATCCAATCGCCGACTCCGATTTCACGCAACCCGGCCAGGTGCCGTGGGCGAGTTGCATGAGCCAGGGCGAGGATGTCGGCCGTTTGCGCGGCGCGAAGCACAGGACTAGTGAAGATCTCCGTGATCGGTGTCAGCGCCAACAGCTCGGCGCAGGCACGAGCCTGCTGTTCCCCGTTGGCGTTGAGGGGAATCGGTTGATCGCCCATCACCTGCCCGGATCGATTCCAGTCGGTTTCTCCATGGCGAATGAGCAGCAGCCTTGGCATAGGTAATCCTGTTGGATGTTAGGCCTTGGGCGGTGTTTGGGTGGGACTGGTCAGGGGAATCGGTGCCCAGTTCTGCCCACCATCGGTGGATCGGTAGAGTCCGCTGCCGTTGGTGCCGAGATAGAGCACCTCGGGGTTGCTCGGGCTGATACTGATAGTGCGGATGTTCAGTGTCGTCAGCCCTTGATTCTTCGGCTGCCAGGTTTTCCCTCCGTCGACCGTCTTGCGAATGCCGTCAGGCCCCCCGATGTAGAGGATGTTCGGGTCGGTCGGATGCAGGGCCAGCGCACTGACAAACTGATTCGACAGCCCCTGTCCAATTTCCGTCCAATGCTCCGCCTGATCAGTGGACCGAAAGAGTCCTTTCGTCGTAGCGGCGTAAACGATCTCGGACTGTCGTGGATCGACGGCCAGCATATTTACCCCGAGCGCCATGGCCGCGTTCAGCACCTCCTCCGGAATGAGCCCCTGATTCTTCTTCTGCCAGAAGCTGCCGCCGTCTTCGCTGCGATAGGTTCCACCGGTCGTCCCCGCGTACAGAACGCGGGGATGTTGGTGGTCCATGGTGATGCACGTGACGATGTGGACCTCCTTCATGCCCGCCATGCGTTCTTCCCATTCCCGCCCTCCATTCTTGGAGATGAAGGCCCCGACAGTGGTTGCGAGATAGATCAGTTCGGTGTTGTCCGGATGGAAGATGATTTCATTGATGAAGGACACATGCTCTTTGAGTCCGACATTGTGCGGAAGCCAGTGTTGCCCACCGTCAGGGCTCTTGTAGATGGCGTCGCCCATGGTGCCGGCATACACCGTGGCGGGAAGTTTCGGGTCGATCGCGAGGGTCGTGACGCGCCGGGCGGTGAACGCGGGGAACTGCTCCCATGTCGCGCCGCCGTCACGCGTCTTGTGCACGGCATCGTTCGTGGCCACGTAGACGATGTTGGGGTTGGACGGATGGAGCGCAATCGACACCACGGCCGATTCACGTGAGCCGCAGGCCAACAGGAAGAGACCGACGAGGCAGACGGATCGCCGGAGGAGGGTTGTCAGTCGAGTTCGTAAGGACATCACAGTGGCCGCAGACCTAACCATAGCGTTGCGACCGAGTCAAGGAGAGACAGAGACGCATGGTGCAGGACGCTCACAATTTCTGACGAAACCGTTCGGCATACCCGGTCATTTCGACATAGCCGTTGCCGGTGACAGGGGCTCCTCGTGCTTGACCGGTCGCGGACACCGCCCCTTCCCAATAGGTCACCTGTGTGCTGTGCGCGGTGTCCAATTCCTGATCGGCGAGTTGTGAGACCACATCCAAGTGTAATCCGATCGACGGCGCTGTGAGCCGCCAGCGTTGGGGGTACCGAGCCCCTGATCGTTGACTGGTCCAATGTGCGAGGGGCTCCACCGTCAGGTCTTGGAACGTCAGTGGGCGAGATTGACCGTCAGCCAGGATGAGGGTGCCGCCGGATGCCGGGTCTGGTGATCCGTCGGCATGCCGGAGGGAATACCACATCAACTCGGTTGAATCGTTCAACTGCAGGCTGAACCAGTCCCACCCTACGATGTTGTCTGCCAGGTCGGCCGAGCCGAACTCATGATCCATCCAGCCGAGGCCGGTGACCGCAAAGGTGTCAGCCCCCAGGCGAATATGGCCGTCGGTGGTGAGGCGGGTCAGTGAGTAGTAGTGTGAGGCCTGTCCGGTGGCTGGGCCTTTGCGGCTCACCCCGTTCTGCCCATGCACGACCGGAGGTTTGGCGGGAGTCAGCGACAGATCGATCGCGAAGGCATCGGTCGCGGCCGCCAGCTTCTGCCGTAGAGGAGGATCCTCCGTGCTCGAAAGGGACCAGCGGTCGATCCATACGTGCAGTCTGTCCGTCTCTGCTCCGGCCTTGCCGAGTCCCGCGCGACTCAGTTTGTCCGCATAGAGAAAGCGTCCGTTCTCTAGGTCGGTTAGTGCCACATGCGCCAGATACAGTTGTTGGATAGACCATTGAGAGGGCCGGGTTCGGACCTGTTCAGGGGGAATACCTCGGCGGAAAAATGTCAGTTGGAACCCGAAGCGGCGGCCGGCCGAACTGGTGAGCTGGCCGGTGTAATACCACCATTCGGTGCGAAAGCGTTCGTGTGCGGCATGGTCCTGGGGAAATTGATACTGGTACCCCGGCGCGGCGATGTCGAAGGAATCCGAGGCGCCGTCCATTGCGATTGATGCCGGGGTAAAGGCTGTCCAGCTTGCCGGTAGGAGCACCAGGGTGATGTAGGCGAGGGAGAATTTCGTCATGGTCGGCTTACCGGTTGGAGCCGGTGTCGGTGAAGGTGTGGCTTGCGTGTCGGCACGGTCTTTTTTGATGGACAGATGATGAAACGCCAGTATTCATGATGGTTTTCTGATGCTTGCGACCGTGAAGCAGGGCGGCGGCAGCGTTGACAACATGGAAAAGCATCAGCTATCGTGAGCCATGTTTCTTGAGCCTGAACGTGAGCCTTCGAGTCGGGAGTTGGCGGGAAAAGCACAGCCCTTTCCCGTTCCGGAACGCATTCCCCTCTTTCCGCTTCCCAACGTGGTCTTCTTCCCGAAAACCTATCTCCCCTTACATGTCTTCGAACCACGGTACCGCCAAATGGTAGCGGATGCAGCGGCGGGAGGGCAATGTATCGGGATGGCCCTATTGAAGGAAGGGTGGGAGGAACAGTACGAGGGCAATCCCCCGATCTTTTCTGTCGGCTGCGTCGGGCGGTTGGCAAGTGTGCAGGCTCTGGCCGATGGTCGATCGAATATTCTCTTGCAGGGACTTGAGCGTTACGAAATCCAGGAAGAGTTTTTTGATAAAAGTTATCGCGAAGCCCGTATTACCTTAAAGCCGCGCAGTGGAGTTGTTGCGCTCGAGCCGGCGTTGCGCCGGTATCTGATGGATGTGCTTGAGGAATATCTCAATGCGGATGAGGAGGCCTCGCCGTTGCACAGCTTGATCCGCCCCGATGTGGGCGACGAAGTCTTCGTGAACTCGTTGTCGACCTACCTGGACTGCACGCCGCTTGAAAAACAGTTTCTGTTGGAGGCGGAACATGTGGCTCAGCAGGCCCGTCGTCTCAGTGATCTGATCCAATTCAAATTGGCGGAACGGCGGGGCGCCGGAGGCTGGGGCTGATGTCGCGGCCGGTTGCCATAGACGTGTCACATCTCGGGAAGACCTACGACAAGGTCCGGGCCGTCGAGGACCTGTCGTTTCAGGTCTATACCGGGGAAATTTTCGGCCTGCTCGGCCCGAACGGCGCCGGCAAGAGTACCACCCTTCGCATTCTGATCACCCTGCTCAATCCGACCTCCGGCTCGGCCCGCATTTTCGGGTTAGATTCAGTCACGGATGCCGATCGCGTGCGACAAACCATCGGGTATGTTCCGCAGGAGCGGGCCATCGATCGGTTTCTCACCGGACGGGAGCATCTGGAGTTACTGGCCGACCTCTACCACTTGTCTCCCGAGGTCGCGGCGACACGCATTCCCCAACTGCTGAAATTGGTTGAACTGGAACAACAGGCCGACCGACCCGCCAAGACCTATTCCGGCGGGATGAAGCGAAAGCTGGACATCGCCTGTGGATTGTTGCCCGATCCCAAGGTTCTGTTCCTGGACGAGCCGACATTGGGGTTGGATGTGCAAAGCCGGTTACGCATTTGGGACCACGTGCGAGCGATGCGTGAACGAGGTATCACGGTGGTCATGACCACCAACTATCTGGATGAGGCCGATCAGTTGTGCGATCGGATCGCGATCATTGACGGGGGGAGGATTAAGGCTCTTGGGGCCCCCACCGAATTAAAGGTCGGCCTGGGCGGTGACCTGGTATCCCTGACCGTGCGGGAGCACGAGCGAGTGGAACAATTGGCGGCGGCCGTGAAGAATCTTCCGGCCATTCGGGCGGTCACGACGACGGCCACCGGGCTGGACATTCGGGTCGATTCTCCGGAGAAGGCCTTGCCCGCAATTCTTGAAGCCGCGAACCGTCTGACCTGTCAGCTGGAGTTCATCGATTATCATCGGCCGCGGCTGGATGACGTGTTTATCGCGCACACCGGACGGTCCATCAAAGACGACCAGCCGAAAACGGAAGACGCATAAGCGCCCGCAAGGAGCGGTCAGAATAGGGTATGAACGAATATTCACAAGAGATCCGGGCGTTGACGATGCGGTGGGTCCGGCGGCTGAGCCGGGAAAAGTTCAGCATGCTGTTCACCCTCGTCCAGCCCATGTTGTTCTGGCTCATTTTCTTCGGCAATTTGTTCCAACGAGCCGCCGACCTCCAAGTGACGCAATCCTCGAGCTATATCAGCTTCCTCACCGCTGGTGTCGTCGTCATGACGGTGCTCAACAACGGGTTAGCCGGTGGAGTCGATTTACTGTTCGATAAAGAAAATGGATTTCTCGAACGGTTGATGTCCACGCCCATTCATCGCACCTCGGTGATTCTGAGCCGCTTCATCTTCGTGACGACCATCACCTCGTTGCAGGTGTTGGTGATCCTCGGGGTCGCCTGGTTGTTCGGGGTCCAGCCGGTCACCGGCTTGCTTGGGGTGGCGGCGATTTTGCTGATCGGCATGATGTTCGGAGTCGGCTTAACGGCCATTTCCATGGCGATGGCGTTTTCCGTGAAAAGCCACGGCGATTTCTTTTCGGTGCTTGGGTTTCTCTCCCTGCCGATGATTTTCTTGAGCTCGGCGTTGGTGCCCCTGACGGCTATGCCGGGGTGGATGGGTTTTCTGGCCCAATTTAATCCCATGACCTGGGCTATCGATGCCGTGCGGCCCTTGATCCTCCAGGGGTGGGCCGAGGCCTTGCCCCATGTCGGAATGGTCATCGGCGTGATGGTGCTGTTCGACGCCCTGTGCCTGTATGGTGGTGCGCGTGCCTTCCGACGGGCGATCGGGTAGATGCTCGGCACTGTGGTGGCTCCATGTTCGTGAACGAAAGTCAAATCCGCGCATTGATCCGGCTCCTCGGTGACGAGGATGAACGCATCGTGAAGACGATCAGCGGAAAGCTGATCGATTACGGTGACTCCGCTGTGCCGCTCCTGCAGGAAGCGGAGATCGAGCAGCCGGAGATGGCCGACCGGATCGTCACTGTGTTGGAGGAGATCCGCGGCACGAAGCTGGAGGAAGACTTCCGAGATCTCATTGCCCTCCCGGACGAGCAGGTAGATCTCGAACGAGGCGCCTTTCTCCTCGCGAGGTATGCCTACCCTTCGCTGGATGTGCAGGCCTACCAGCGGCAGCTGGATCACATGGCGCAGGATGTCCGGGAGCAGATCGGCTCGCGGGTGTCGGGTGAGGAGACCGTCAAGGCGCTCAACCGGTACCTGTTCACCGAGGCCGGGTTCAAAGGGAACACCAAGAACTATTACGAGGTCGAGAACAGTTATCTGAACTGTGTCATCGACCGGCGAACGGGCATTCCCATCAGTCTATCGACCGTCTACTTGCTGATCGGTCGACGGTTGCAACTCCCTGTCCATGGCATCGGGATGCCTGGCCACTTCCTCGTCAAGTTCGATTCAGATCGGTACAAAATCTTCATCGACTGTTTTAACGGGGGCGCGCTCCTGACGGAGAAAAATTGTGCCCGGTTTTTGACCGAAGCCGGCTATGGATTTGAAGACCGGTTCCTGCAGAAGAGTCCTACCAGGGCCATCCTTGCCCGGATGATTAAGAATCTACTGGCGATTTACAGTAAGCTCGACGAGCCACTGAAGAAATATCGCCTGCCGCGATTCATTGAGATCCTCGGTTGCGAACAGCGCGAAGAAGGGCTCTAGGCTGCCTAGCCTGTGACGAGCAGCAGATCCTTCGCCATTCGAACTCGCCCGGAGAAGTAGCTCGCGGCCTGTGCACGGACATCGTACTGCTCGGCAATTGGATAAAAATGCGACAACACCAGTCGGTCGATGCCGGCTTCCTGGGCCACTCGTCCGCATTCCCCGGCGTGGAGATGTCCGGCACCCGGTTCGTTTTCGGGAAATGAGCAGTCCAGAATAGCGATATCGGCATCGCGACAGAGCTTCACCAGGCTGTCACAGTAGAGCGAGTCGCCGGAATAGGCCACGACGTGATCCTGGTACTCAATCCGGTAGCCGACACAATGAAGCCGCGGTGCGTGCTTGACCGTGGCTGGCCTGATACGAGTGTCGCCGAGCCGAAAACTCCGGTCGGAGACTTCTCGAATCGTCACGCGGAACGGCGGGCGATCGAAGCTGGGGAATGTCGTCATCATCGCCCGCATCAGGGTTGCGGTTCCCCGGGGCCCGATGAGGGTCAGCGGTGGTCGCTGTCCGCCCTGATATTTGCAGTAGATGACGGCATCGAAAAAGAAGGGAATGAAGTCGGCAAAATGGTCCGCGTGGAAATGAGAAAAGAGAATGTGGGTGATCCGGTGGCGATCGACGCCGCTCTTGATCAGATTGGTCAGTGTGCGTGGTCCGAAGTCCAGGAGAAAGGTGTGATCGGTTTGCACGAGGTATCCGGCTGCGGCGCGGGTGGGGTGGACGTTGGTGCCGGAGCCCAAGACCGTGACGCGGATCATGTGCCGGGCGTCCCGTGCAGGCTCCGCTGCAGCCGAAGGAGGAGCGTGCGCAACTGATCGGCTTCGGCGGATGTCAGGGCACGCTGAAAGAAGGGACGAAGGAACGCGATGTGTGAGGCGAAGGTTTTCTGAAAGAGCCGGTCCCCCTTGGCGGTGAGACATATCCTGGTGCTGCGGCGATCGTCGGCCACCGGCGTGCGTCGAATCAATCCCTTGGCCTCCAGGCGGTCGAGCACGCCGGTCAGCGTTCCTTTCGTGACGAGGGTGGCAGTAGAGAGTTCTGCACAGGTCAGGCCCTTGGTGTCCCCCAGCGTGGCGATGACATCGAATTGCGAAGGGGTGAGCCGGAGCGCGCGCACATGGCGGTTATCCAGTCGTGAAAACGCGAGATACGTCTCCACCAGCGGACGGAGCACTTTGAGATGTGGATCATCTTTTAAATCGGGGAGGTCCATCGCGGGCGAAGCCTAGTCATCCGGGAGGGGCACTGTCAAGAGTCGTCGGCCTGCGCCGCGTTGACGCCACTGGGACCAGCCCCCTATCATGTCGCCTGCCATGGCTCGTCACACACAATCCGGTCAGGCCAATGTGACCACCATCTTCATCCTGCTGGGCATGGTGGTGTCCGGCGTCTGGATCTGGAAACGTCTATCCCCGGACGCGCAAGACCTCATTCTCGATCAGGCCCTGCCGCTGGCGGCCGCGATGACGATTGTGTGTGTCGTCGTTTGGGTGCTGGTCGGCAAGCTTCGCGGGCGGCGTCAGCAGAAGCGCGATCGCACAAGGCTGATCACCTTGTTCGAGAAACAGACCGTGGCAGAGAAGCGCCTCAAGGTGGCGTTCGCCCTGATCGAAGTCAACGAGTATCGCCGCGAAGGGCTTGAGGAGATTGCGCCGCAACTGCAGGAGGTCTTTCTCACCACGCTCACGCGTGCCCTGGGCGATAAGCAGCATCACGTGCGTGGCATGGCGGCCAGTCACGTGGGCGTGATCGGAGATGACACGGTCGTGCCGTATCTGTTGGCGGCATTGGAAGACGATCATGCCTACGTGCGGTCCAGCGCCGCCTTGGGGCTCGGGCGGTTACGCGCCGCTGCTGCCAAAGAGAAGTTGGCGTATGTCAGCAAGGAAGATTGGGATCAAACGGTGCGGAGCCGCGCGCGTGAGGCGCTGGAGCGCATTCGCTGAAGGATAGTAATTGGCTCGCGTGTCGGAAGGCGATGGATTAGGCCGCCCACTCGAGCAGCAGGATTTCGGGCGTGCAATTCATCCGCATCGGGATGACCGACCAGCCAAGTCCACGATTCACGTACAGGCGATGGCCATGTTTCTCGTACATGCCACTGGTGCGCCCATGGCAACCTGGCGGCAACCAGAACGTGGGGACGTACGGAATCCGCCATTGTCCGGCGTGGCTGTGTCCGCACAGAGTGAGGTCGGCCTGGTGTTGCGGGGTGAGCTGATCGAGAATATTCGGCGCGTGCGCGAGGACCAGGGTGAACCGTCCTGGTCGCTGTGACGGAATGCAGCGGAGATCTGCCCGGTGGAGTGACGGGTCATCGAGCCCGACGATGGCCAGTTCGCCGACTTCCATCGGGAGAAACGTGACTTGGTTGAGCAGCAACGTCACCTTGCGGCGATCAAAGTGTTCGGCGAACTCATCCAAGCGAATGCCGCTGTAGTGATCATGGTTGCCGAGGGTGACGAAGACCGGCGCCAGTCTCCGCAGTTCGGTCAAAAAACGAAGCAGATGCGGCAAACCGCCGCGGACGTTGACGAGATCGCCGGTAATGAAGATCCAATCGGGCTTCAGCTCGGCCACGGTGCGGACCAGGGCGCGATGCCGGGGGCGGTAGCGGTCCAGGTGCAAGTCGCTCAAATGGACGGCGCGTCGACCGGCTAGTGGGGGATGGATCAGAGCGAGCCGGGTGACCTCCGGTGTCGAGAGACCGATCTCCAGACCGGGCATGAGATTGAAGAGATGGTGGCAGGGGCGGCTCAGCCAGTGGCCGATCCAGACGCGTGCCAGCTCCTGCCATCGCATCAGAGACGAGATCATTCCATCACTCGGTTCAGGTGTGCTTTGTCTGCGGTGGTGACACGATACCCTTGGTCGTACAGTTTGCCCATGCCGGTCATGAGCGCTTCCATTCCTCGGGTTTCGTGCAGGGAATCGAATTGGGATGTGAGCGATCGCAGATGGACATCCGGTCCCAGCGATGGTTCGGCGGCCAGATTGAGGGCCGCAAGGATGTCGTGCAACTCTCGTGCGCTATAGCTAGAATTGTCGTCCCCGTCCCCGACGAGGGCAAATTCGTAAAACGTCAGCGTGAGTGAGAGAAACGCCTGGGTACGTTGGAAATCGGTGCGGACGGCATCGATGCCCCCGGGATATTTGGTGCGGCAGCCGGCGGCATCGTCCCCTTGTGATTCGGCGATGGCCTGAGGCCAACGTCCATTCCAGGCAATGTGCTGCACGGCGGGCGGGGCCGGTTTGTGCCGCAGCTGGTGGTAGAACCAGGTCATGCATTGGCTGGCCACGGCGAAGGCCTGTTTGTCGGTATCCGCCTGGCGTTTGATATGCTGCGTCAGTTGGGCGAAGACGTCGATGCCGTTCATTCTGGTTGCGGCCTGGGCGGAAGGTGCCAGGGCCGCCGCGATCGCGCAGCAGAGGAGCGAGGCGGCTGCGTACCGCTGGAACAACCTCCTGCAGCAGGATGTGATAGACATGCCGGAAATCGGCGTCGAAGCGAACATGCGGTGAGTATAACACGGGTGGTCCTGTCGCCCACTCAAATGCCGTCAATTGTGCATAGTGTGTAACGAGAAGGAATTTCATGCCGACCCCGTCATGGCTCGATCATTCCCTGCCCTATCTCACCGCGTCGGTTCCCGCCTTGGGTGGTCGGATTCGCAGCAGTCCCGAGGACTTTTGCGTCGAAGAGCGGCCGCTTTATCTGCCATGCGGGCAGGGTGAGCATCTGTACATCCGCATCAAGAAACGGGGACTCTCCACGCCAGATTTATTGTCTCGCCTATCCTCGCAACTTCACGTCAAGGCCAAATCCATCGGTGTCGCCGGATTGAAAGATGCGCAGGCGGTGACGACACAGATGTTGTCGGTGCAGGGGGTGACGGCCGAGACTGTGGCGGCCGTCCCGACTGACGATCGGTTGCTCAGCGTGGAGATTCTAGGGAGGCATCGCAATCGTCTCCGTAAGGGGCACCATGCGGGCAATCACTTCCGGTTAGTGGTGAGGGATGTGCGCGAGGGGAGCGACGCGTTGCTGCAACAGTTGTTCGATGAACTGGTTCAGCGTGGAGTCCCAAACTACTTTGGCCCTCAGCGCCAAGGGCGCTCGGGCACGAACTTTCAGTTGGGCGCCGAACTGCTCCAGGATCCGGCACGGCGCAACAAGATGCCGCGAGACAAGCGCATCTGGTTTATGAATGCCTATCAGTCGCACGTGTTCAATCAGATCGTCGCCAAGCGGATCGAGAGCATCGACCAGGTGTGGCTGGGTGATTGGGCGATGAAAACCGACAATGGTGCCTGCTTTCCGGTGGAACAGCCGGAGGTCGAACAGCCACGCGCCGATCGCTTCGAAATCAGTCCGACGGGGCCGCTCTTTGGCTCCCGCGCGCCGTGGGCAGCCGGGGTTCCCGGCGACATTGAGCGGGCCGTGATCGCTGATATGGGAACCACCCCTGAGCTGCTGTCGCAAGCCGGGGCCGAGTGCGGATTCCGTGGCGAGCGGCGGGCCTTGCGCGTGCGCCTCAACGATTTGGAATGGTCGTTGGACGGTTCCGTGCTGACCCTCTCGTTCTGGCTGCCCCCGGGGTCCTACGCCACCAGCGTCTTGCGAGAGGTAGTCAAGCAAGAAAGTTGAGATCCTGCGTCATTCCTTCCTGCAGATGGTAAAATCGACTGTGTGAGGACCTGAATCCCTCGTGTGTCCTTCCCGGGGCGCTGCGACTCAGAGAGGTCGACCATGACCCCATCCGAAGAAACCGTCTTCCTGCAGGGCCACATCATCGACTCCCTGATCCTGGCCAAGGTCCTGGATACGATTGTGATGATGGGGGGCACGTTCGATCTTCAGGACGTCAAGATCGGCGCGACTAGGGAGGCGCCGTCGCAGGCCCGCATCGTCATACGCGCCCCTTCCGGCCGTAGCCTCTCGGAAATCCTACGGGCTATCCAGCCCCACGGGGCTGCATTGGAACGTGAAGCAGATTGCCGGTTCGAATCCGCCCCCGCCGCAGGCATTCTTCCGGACGAGTTTTATGCCACGACCCATATGCCCACGCAGATTCGCCTGGACGGCGAATGGGTGGAGGTGGAGGGCATGGAGATGGATGTCGCGATTTGTGTCGATCCGGCGAAATCTCGAGCCTGGACCGTCCCCATGGGAGCCGTGAAGCCGGGCGACTTGATTGTTACCGGGAGAGACGGCATCAGGGTGACGCCGCTTGCTCGTCCCGCCGTGCGCGATGTGTTTGGCTTCATGGAATCCGTGGTGTCGTCGGAGCGTCCGCATCAGCCCGTTATTGCGGATATTGCGCAACGCATGCAGACACTGCGCGAACGACACCGCCAGGGACATCCGGGGGCGAAGGTGCTCTGTGCCGGAGGGCCGGCGATCGTCCATGCCGGAGGCCGTGACGCGCTGACGTGGTTGATCGACGCCGAGTACATTCATGTGTTGTTCTGTGGCAATGCGCTGGCCGCGCACGATATGGAAGCGACGCT from Nitrospira sp. includes:
- a CDS encoding tRNA pseudouridine(13) synthase TruD; this translates as MPTPSWLDHSLPYLTASVPALGGRIRSSPEDFCVEERPLYLPCGQGEHLYIRIKKRGLSTPDLLSRLSSQLHVKAKSIGVAGLKDAQAVTTQMLSVQGVTAETVAAVPTDDRLLSVEILGRHRNRLRKGHHAGNHFRLVVRDVREGSDALLQQLFDELVQRGVPNYFGPQRQGRSGTNFQLGAELLQDPARRNKMPRDKRIWFMNAYQSHVFNQIVAKRIESIDQVWLGDWAMKTDNGACFPVEQPEVEQPRADRFEISPTGPLFGSRAPWAAGVPGDIERAVIADMGTTPELLSQAGAECGFRGERRALRVRLNDLEWSLDGSVLTLSFWLPPGSYATSVLREVVKQES
- a CDS encoding metallophosphoesterase, giving the protein MISSLMRWQELARVWIGHWLSRPCHHLFNLMPGLEIGLSTPEVTRLALIHPPLAGRRAVHLSDLHLDRYRPRHRALVRTVAELKPDWIFITGDLVNVRGGLPHLLRFLTELRRLAPVFVTLGNHDHYSGIRLDEFAEHFDRRKVTLLLNQVTFLPMEVGELAIVGLDDPSLHRADLRCIPSQRPGRFTLVLAHAPNILDQLTPQHQADLTLCGHSHAGQWRIPYVPTFWLPPGCHGRTSGMYEKHGHRLYVNRGLGWSVIPMRMNCTPEILLLEWAA
- a CDS encoding ribonuclease Z; its protein translation is MIRVTVLGSGTNVHPTRAAAGYLVQTDHTFLLDFGPRTLTNLIKSGVDRHRITHILFSHFHADHFADFIPFFFDAVIYCKYQGGQRPPLTLIGPRGTATLMRAMMTTFPSFDRPPFRVTIREVSDRSFRLGDTRIRPATVKHAPRLHCVGYRIEYQDHVVAYSGDSLYCDSLVKLCRDADIAILDCSFPENEPGAGHLHAGECGRVAQEAGIDRLVLSHFYPIAEQYDVRAQAASYFSGRVRMAKDLLLVTG
- a CDS encoding MarR family transcriptional regulator, whose amino-acid sequence is MDLPDLKDDPHLKVLRPLVETYLAFSRLDNRHVRALRLTPSQFDVIATLGDTKGLTCAELSTATLVTKGTLTGVLDRLEAKGLIRRTPVADDRRSTRICLTAKGDRLFQKTFASHIAFLRPFFQRALTSAEADQLRTLLLRLQRSLHGTPGT
- a CDS encoding TIGR00300 family protein, whose product is MTPSEETVFLQGHIIDSLILAKVLDTIVMMGGTFDLQDVKIGATREAPSQARIVIRAPSGRSLSEILRAIQPHGAALEREADCRFESAPAAGILPDEFYATTHMPTQIRLDGEWVEVEGMEMDVAICVDPAKSRAWTVPMGAVKPGDLIVTGRDGIRVTPLARPAVRDVFGFMESVVSSERPHQPVIADIAQRMQTLRERHRQGHPGAKVLCAGGPAIVHAGGRDALTWLIDAEYIHVLFCGNALAAHDMEATLYGTSLGYGLTAGRSVPHGHEHHLRTINRIRAIGGIEQAVRSGVVTEGIMAACVRRNVKLVLAGTIRDDGPLPGVLTDSMQAQQAMREEVQGVGLALLVASTLHAIATGNLLPATVPTVCVDVNPSVPTKLADRGSFQAVGLVMDAASFLKELARTLGWRP
- a CDS encoding HEAT repeat domain-containing protein encodes the protein MARHTQSGQANVTTIFILLGMVVSGVWIWKRLSPDAQDLILDQALPLAAAMTIVCVVVWVLVGKLRGRRQQKRDRTRLITLFEKQTVAEKRLKVAFALIEVNEYRREGLEEIAPQLQEVFLTTLTRALGDKQHHVRGMAASHVGVIGDDTVVPYLLAALEDDHAYVRSSAALGLGRLRAAAAKEKLAYVSKEDWDQTVRSRAREALERIR